In the genome of Diaphorobacter sp. HDW4A, the window GCTGCTTGACGAGAAGAAGACTCAAGCGATCCTGGCTGCAGCCGATGAGGTGATTGCGGGCAAACACCCGGACGAGTTTCCGCTCGTGGTCTGGCAGACGGGCTCGGGCACGCAGACCAACATGAACGTCAACGAGGTGCTGGCCAATCGTGCGAGCGAGCTGCTGGGCGGTGAGCGTGGCGAGTCGCGTCTTGTACACCCCAACGACGATGTGAACAAGAGCCAGTCGAGCAACGACGTCTATCCCACGGCCATGCATGTAGCGGCAGTGACGGCCATCGAGCAGAAACTGCTGCCCGCGATTGCACGACTGCACGCAACGCTCAAGGCCAAGAGCGAGGCGTTTGCCGACATCGTGAAGATCGGCCGCACACATTTGCAGGATGCGACGCCGCTCACGCTCGGGCAGGAAATTTCGGGCTGGGTTGCGCAGCTTGAGCATGGTGAAAGGCACATCCGCGCAGCGCTGCCGCATCTCTACGAACTGGCGCTTGGCGGCACGGCGGTGGGCACGGGGCTCAACGCGCCCAAGGGCTATGCGGAAGGCGTGGCGGCCGAGATCGCGAAGATCACCGGCTATCCGTTCATCACGTCGCCCAACAAGTTCGAATCGCTCGCGAGCTGCGACGGGCTGGTGCACGCGCACGGCTCGCTCAAGACGCTGGCCGCAAGCCTCATGAAAATCGCCAACGACGTGCGCTGGCTCGCGAGCGGTCCGCGCAGTGGTCTCGGCGAGCTATCGATTCCCGAGAACGAACCCGGCTCGTCGATCATGCCCGGCAAGGTCAATCCCACGCAGTGCGAGGCGATGACGATGCTGTGTGCGCAGGTCTTTGGCAACGATGTGGCAATCAACTTCGGCGGCGCGTCGGGCAACTTCGAGCTCAACGTGTTCCGCCCGCTGGTCGCGCACAACTTCCTGCAGAGCGTGCGCCTGCTCGCGGATGGCATGGTGAGCTTCGATGAGCACTGCGCGGTCGGTATCGAGCCCAATCGCGAACGCATCGCCGAGCTGGTCAGCCGCTCGCTCATGCTGGTGACTGCGCTGAACACCCACATCGGCTACGACAAGTCGGCCTACATCGCCAAGAAGGCGCACAAGGAAGGCACCAGCCTGCGCGACGCAGCGATTGCCAGCGGACATGTGACGGGCGAGCAGTTCGATGCGTGGGTCGTGCCGGGGAATATGGTCGGCAATCTATGAGTTGGTGACAGGTGCCGTGAGTGCGGGTCGGCCGACCACCGCGTCATCCTTGGGGTTGACGCGATCAAGGCGTCCGGGCCGACCTACTTCACTCTCCTGATCATGCGTCGGCGCAGTTGCTCACGAAACATGGAACCACCAACCTGCACAAGAGCTTCGATGTCATCACCGTCGAGTCGATCAATGTTCTCGGACATCCAGACTGCGAGCTTGACGATGGCCTCGTCTGCATCTCGAGGTTCGCGCGCGGCATCCAACTGTTCAGCGCGTTGGCGAAACAGGGCGACGATGGGGTGATCGGCGTATTCCATGGGGCACCTCCTGCCAATAGATGGTACGCCGGCGCGAAAAAACACCATCTGTCAGGGGCTTGGAAATCGATTGAAAAGGAAAGGCCTTTGCCCTTGCCACGCTTGATCTTGAATTCGACGCCCTGGTCCAGTAAGTCGCACACATCGTCGGTGCCAGGGCGGCGGGTGTGGGGCCGACCACGCTCAGGCCTTGGTGAGCCCTGTACGATTGGCTGCGCAATGCCTAGGGGCCATGCCGAGTCACATTGAGGTCAAAGGGATTCCCAAGTCGACACACGGGCTTGTCCGCCTGCATCCGGCGGCTCGAAAGCGAAGCCGACGCCATAGACCGAACGGATCCAGTCGTGGCCACTGCGATCAGCGCTGCGCAGCTTTTTGCGCAGGTTCTTGACGTGGCTGTCGACCGAACGCTCGTTGAGGTCCTGCGTGTCCTCGTCGTAGGACAGCTCGAGCATCTGTGCGCGCGAGAGGATGCGGTCGCGGTGCTGGATCAGCGTTTGCAGCAGGCGGTATTCGCGGTGCGTGAGCGGCACGGGTTTGCCGTAGAGCGAGACCTGTGAGAGGTTGTCGTCGAGCTGCAGCGCGCCGGTGTCTGCGGGTGCTGCGCCTGCGGTGGGCTTGCGACGGCGCAGCACGGTCTTGACGCGCGCGACCACCTCGCGTGGCGAGAACGGCTTGCAGATGTAGTCGTCCGCGCCGAGCTCAAGACCGATGAGGCGGTCGACTTCTTCGACGCGGGCGGTGAGAAGAATGATCAGTGCGTCGCCGTTTTTGCGGGTCTGGCGCAGCACTTCGAGGCCGTCCATGCCCGGCAGCATCACGTCGAGCAAGGTCAGATCGGGAGGGTTGGAGCCGAGCAGGCGTTCAAGCGCCGCGTTGCCGTCGGCTACATGTTCCGCGTCGTAGCCTGCGTGGCGCAGGTAGTCGAGCACCACGTTGGCGATGTCGGCTTCATCTTCGACGATGAGAATTCTCTGGTTGTTGGTCATGATGTCACTTCTCCATCAAAGGGAGGGTCAGCGTGATGCGAAGGCCGCCAAGCGGGGATTGCGCGGCGTCGATCTGGCCGCCATGGTCCTGGACAATGGAGCGGCAGATCGCAAGGCCGAGGCCGGAGCCGCCCAGATCACCGTTTGCACGTTGTCTGGACGATTCGGTGCGGTACAGGCGCTCGAAAAGATGCGGCAACTCCTGCTCGGATACGCCGGGGTTGGTGTCGTCGAACACGATCAGCAGATGCGCGCCGGACTTGTCGCGTTGACCGGAGGCGACGATTCTCAGCTCGCCGCCGTGGTCTGTGTAGCGCAAACAGTTTTCGAGCAGGTTGAGGAACACGCGGTGCAGTTGCTGAGCATTGCCGCGCACACGCGGTGCGTTGGCGGCAAGCGCCCACTCGCGTGGTTCGTTGAGTTCGATGGAGATGTTGGTCTGATCGAAACGCGTCTGCAGCGATGCAATCGCCTCGCTGAGCTGAATCATCGGCTGCATGGGTTCCATCTTTGCAGGCGCGATGGTGGTGGTATCGACACTGGCTCGCAGATCGCCCACCAGTTGAATGAGCCGCATGAGCTGGCGATGCAGGCGCTCAGCGGTGTGGTCATCGAACTGTCGCACGCCATCCTGAACAGCCTCGATCTCGGCGCGCATGGCGGTGAGCGGCGTGCGCAGTTCATGCGCCATGTCGCCAATCCACTGGCGGCGTGAAGTCTCCATGCTGTCAAGCTGCTGCGCCATGTCGTTGAAGGTGTGGATCAGGCGAGAGAATTCTTCGCTTTCTGTCTGCTCGGGAATGCGTGTCTGCAAATGTCCTGCAGCCAGATTTTTGGCTCCCGTCACCAGCACGCCGATGGGGCGCAGCCAGCGGTGAGCAAGCCAGACCGACAGGAGCAGGGCGAGGAGCAGGCCCGCCGCCCCGGTCCAGAGCACGAAGCCGAGCTGCTTTTCTAGAAAGGCCTTGTCGGCCTCTCGCTCCAAGCCTTCGGGCGGGTTCATCAATAGATATCCAATGGTGCGTCCGCCCTCGTCCTTGAGCGCTGTGCGTGCATTGCCAGGCTGTGCAGGACTGCCAGCGATCAGTTGCTCCTTTGCGTCCAACAGCGACAGGCGCCTGGCCAGTCCGTCGACAGGTCTGCCGATGGCAGCGGGTGCTGGCTTCGACGCATTGGTGGGCGGGAGGATGAGCGGTGCGGACGCGACAGGGGTTGGTGTAGTTGGTCGATTCGTAAAAAAGGGGAAACCGGGATTGCCACGTTGTTCCGCTTCCTCCGGCGCAATCCAGTTGCCCGGCGGACGTCGCAGTGCACGCCAAAGAGCAGGTTGCTCGATCAGTGGGTGCCAACTGTGATGCTGGCGGTAGACCGACTGCAGCCGCTCCGCCAGCCAGTCCATGCGTGCCAGTTCGATCTCCGCCACATACGGCCCGAGGCCACGCTGCAGGCCGAGGCGCGAGAAGCCGATGAACAGCGCCATCATCACTGCGAGCAGGATCGTGAGGGCGATGAAGGCTTTGGTTTGAAGAGACAGTCGGCGCATGAATGGGGCGATGGAGCACCACGAGTGATTCGGCAAATGCACATGCTAAGGCACACACCAGAATGTCGCAGTGGAAAAAAGCAGGCTTCGAGGGGCGAAGCCTGTTTGCGCACCTTTTGTCTCCACGTTGTGCAACTTGGTAGCATCAAGTTGCAATTGAGGTTACTTTGTGGCAGCCTTGGCGGCCAGACGGGCCTCTTCGATCCAGCCGTCGAACATGGCCTGATGTGCCTTGATCCAGCCGTTCGCATGGCGCTCGACATCGGCGCTTTGGTTCTGTCCGTCGTGCATCAGGCGGTTCTGGGTGCTGATGTCGTTGATCGGAATGCTCATGACTTCGAACAGCCGTGCGGCCGCCGGATGGCGTTCGGCCCAGGCCTTGTTGGCGACGATGTACTCGTTGTTCAGCGGAAAGCCGTAGTTCTTGCCGTTGGGCATCTTCGTGTCCGCACCAGACTGCACGCCAGGCATCGACGAGAACGGCACCTCCAGCCAAACGACCTCCTGTCCGGGGCGCAGCACGTTGCTGAGCCAGTAGGGTGTCCAAGCGTAGTAGAGCACCGGCTTACCTTGCTTGAAGCGCGCCAGCGTGTCGGCGATCAGCGCGGGGTAGTTGCCTTGGGTGTAGTGCACCGTATCCTTGAGCTTGAAGGCATCGATCTGGTGCCACACCACCGCCTCGCCACCCCATCCCGCGTTGGGGCCGATGAGGTTGGCCTTGCCGTCACCGTCTGAGTCGAACAGCTTGGCGAGCTTGGGATCGGCGAGCTGGGACAGTTGGGTGATGCCGTGCTTCTCAGCCGTCTTCCGGTCGATCATGTAGCCCTGTGCGGCACCGGCGGAATACACCCCCTTGCGATAGAGCTTGGCGTCGCCGCCCGCGGCTTTGTAGAACTCGGAGTGGTGCGGGTTCCAGTGGTTGGCCATGAAGGTGGCGTCGCCATTGGCCACGGCGATGTGTGCGAGCGGGTATTCCAGTTCCTCATAGGGCTTGACCGTATAGCCGAGGTGCTGCATGGCCTTCATCACCAGCAGCGTCTGAAAAGTTTCCTCGGCCAGCGAACTTTTCACCGGCGTGACGGTGATGCCCTTGCCGGGCAGCGCATCATCGGCTGGCGCATTGGCCGCCATGACGGGTACCTGACTCAACCCCATCGCGACCGCGCTCAGGCGGAGAAACTGGTGAATCACCTTGCGGCGAGACGGTGTGCCTTGAGCAGCAGTGTGGTCGGTTTGGGGGAAATTCTGGCTCATCATTCTTGTCTTGGCTCCTTTGAATTGTTTGTTGAAATGGGCTGTCAGCTCGTTCAGGGACGGGGCGCCGCCGCGTCCTTGGCGAGTGTGATCCACGCGTCGAAGGTGCGTTGGTGCGCGGCGATCCAGGCGTTGGTGTGGCGCTCGATGTCGGCCTGCGAGCCCTGGCCCTGGCTCATCAGATAGTTCTGCGCGTTGATGTCGTTTACCGGCAGCTTGATGATCTCGAACAGCTTGGCGGCGGCGGGGTTCTGCTCGGCCCAGGCCTTGTTGGCGACGATCTGCTGGTTGTTGGCGATGAAGCCGTAGTTCTTGCCGTTGGCCAGCTTGGTGTCGGTGCCTGCCTGCTCGCCGGGCAGCGACGAGAAGGGCACCTGCAGCCAGACGACATCCTGTCCCGGCTTGAGCACGTTGCTCACCCAGTAGGGCGTCCAGGCGTAGTAGAGGATCGGCTTGCCGGCCTTGTAGCGCGTGATGGTGTCCGCGATCAGCGCGGAGTAGGTGCCTTGCTTGTGGGTGATGGTGCCGCGCAGCTTGTAGGCAGTGAGCTGGTGCTCGATCATCGCCTCGCAGCCCCAGCCCGGTGTGCAGCCAGTGAGGTCGGCCTTGCCGTCGTCGTCGGCGTCGAACAGCGCGGCGATCTTCGGGTCCTTGAGCTGGCCGATGTTGGTGATCTTGTACTGGTCGGCGGTTTTCTTGTCGATCAGATAGCCCTGCGCCGCATTGGCAGAGAAGATGCCCCGGCGGTAGAGCTTGGCGTCGCCGCCCGCGTTCTTGTAGTAGTCGGCGTGCAGCGGATTCCAGTGATCGGCCATGAAGGTCGCATCACCGTTGGCGAGCGCGATATGGGCGGTCGGGTATTCCACTTCCTTGATGGCCTGCACCTCGTAGCCCAGCTTTTCGAGCGCCTTCATCACCAGCAGGGTCTGGAAGGTTTCTTCGGCGATAGAGCTTTTGAGCGGCTGCACTTTCACGCCCTTGCCGGGCAGGTCTGATGCGGCCATGACCGATGCGCCAGTCAGTGCGATGACAGTGGCCGCCACGCTGGCGCGCGCGCATTGCGACAGAAATGTGTGTCCTTGGAACATAGGTGTTTTCTCCTTGTTGTTGGGCGTGAAAGATCAGGCGGCGTGCTTGCCAACGGCTTGTCGAAGCGATGGCTCAGGCGCTGGGCTGGAAGGGGCTGCCTTGTCGTTGGAGCGGACCAGTCGCAGCACCAGGCCCAACGGCCCCGTGTGCCACCAGTGCGCTCCTCCGCGCTGGGTCTGTCCCATCGCTTGCGTGATGCGATCAAGCACGATGGCGAGCAGCACGATGCCAAGGCCTCCGACCGTCGCCAGACCCATGTCGAGGCGGCCAATGCCGCGCAGCACCATCTGGCCGAGGCCACCTACGGCGATCATCGAAGCGATCACCACCATCGACAGGGAGAGCATCAGCGCCTGGTTGATGCCGGCCATGATTGACGGCATGGCGAGCGGCAGCTGCACCTTCCACAGCAGTTGCATGGGCGATGCGCCATAGGCGCGGCTGGCCTCGACGAGATCGGGGCGCACCTGACGGATGCCGAGGTTGGTCAGTCGGATCAGCGGCGGCAGCGCGAACACGATGGTCACGATCACGCCGGGCACGTTGCCGATGCCGAACAGCATCACCACCGGCACCAGATAGACGAACGCGGGCGTGGTCTGCATGGCGTCGAGGAATGGGCGTGTGAGGCGCTGCGCACGGTCACTCGACGCGAGCGCGATACCGGCGGGCAGTCCGATGATCACGCAAAACAGCAGCGAGGTGAGCACCAGTGCGAGCGTCACCATCGCATCGGGCCAGATGCCGAGCATGGCGATGAGCAGCAGCGACACGGCGGTGCCAATGGCCAGCGCGCGGCCCGCGAACTGCCACGCCACGAGCGCCATGATGGCGAGCAGCAAAGGCCATGGCACGGCGAGCAGCGCATCAGTCACGCCGTTGAGCGTTGCGTCAATAGGCATGCGCACGCCCTGAAAGAACGGGCGGCAGTGCTCGACTACCCAGGTCAGCCCGTCGTTGATCCAGCCCTGCACATGTGGGCCGCCTGCGGTGATCTGGCTCCACAGATGCGCGAGACCGCCGCCGCCATCGGTGGGGAGGGGCGTGGTGCCAGCGGCCGCATCCAGCCAATCGGCACCGGCCGAGGGATCGGCAGCCCCGGTGTCGGGCGTGGCCCATGGATCGACGGAGGCGGCATTTGCTTCAGCGCCGGAGTGGGCAGGTGCCGCCGCAGTCTCGGCCCAGGGATCGGCCGCGGCGTTGGTCGTGTTGGCAGTGGCCGCATCCACTGGCGTGCTTTCTGTCGCGCTGGCCCATGGATCGGTTGCGCTCGGTTCGGTGGTGTTCTGTGTGACGACGATTTTTTCACTCATTCATGGGCCTCCTTATGCTTGTGTTGTGGTGGATGTGGCGTGGGATGCGGACGAGGCGGCTTGTGTGTTCAGCGTGATCGTCGGGATTTCCTTTTGCGGCGGTGGCACGGGCGGGGTGTCTCGGTCCAAGAATTTCAGCATCGTGGTGCGGCTGACGACACCGAGGTACTTGCCGTCATCGTCCACCACTGGCAGTGCGAACGGCCGAGCGGCAACGGCACCAAAGAGTTCGGCTACGGGTGTGGTGCTGGCCAGCGGCTCGGCGTCAGGCAGAAACGCATGCTTCAATCCGCGCATGCCTTGATGCCCTTGCAGTGCATCGCGCAGCGACTGTGACGACACCACGCCGAGAAAGCGCTTGCGCGCATTCAGCACATAGGCGTAGTCGCGGTCGGAATCTTCGAGCAGGCGAAGCGCCGCGCGGCAACCGCGATTCTCGTGCTCGGACACCACGGTGAGCGCCTGGCGCGCGATGTCCGCCGCCTTGAATACCGCTGCAGCATCCACCCCGCGCACGAATTCGCGCACATAGTCGTTGGCCGGGCTGCGCAGAATCTCGTCAGGTGTGCCGACCTGCACCACGTGGCCGTCCTTCATGATGGCGATGTGGTCGCCGATGCGCATGGCCTCGTCCAGATCGTGCGAGATGAAGACGATGGTGCGCCGCTTGATCTGCTGCAGGCGCAGCAGTTCCGACTGCATTTCTGTGCGGATGATCGGATCGAGCGCGGAGAACGCCTCGTCCATCAGCAGGATCGACGGATCGGACGCCAGCGCACGCGCCAGACCCACGCGCTGCTGCATGCCGCCCGAAAGTTCGTCGGGATAGCTCGCCCCCCAGGCACCAAGACCCACCTGCTCAAGCGCTTCCTGCGCTGCGGCAAGTCGTTCCGTGCGGTCGATGCCCGCGAGTTCAAGACCGAAGGCCGTGTTGTCGAGCACCGTCATGTGCGGCATCAGCGCGAACGACTGGAACACCATCGAGATATCCTTGCGGCGCAATGCTCGCAGGTCTCGATCGCTCAATGCATTGATGTTCTGGCCGTCCACGAGGATGCTTCCGGCGGTGGGTTCGATCAGGCGGTTGAGCATGCGTACCAGCGTCGACTTGCCCGAGCCAGACAGGCCCATGACGACGAAGATCTCGCCCGCTTCGATGGTGAAGTTCGCGTCGAAAACGCCGATGGATTGACCGGTGCGCGCAAGAATTTCCTGCTTGCTCAGGCCCTGCTGGACGAGTGCGAGCGCGGCATCCGGTTCGTCTCCGAATACCTTGAACACATGATCGATGATGACTTGTTTGGCCACGTTGTGGGTCCTCCCGTGAGGGGTCCGCTTCGCATGCGAGAAGACCCGGGGTTGAACTCGTCCTGACGCCGACTGAAAGCCGTCAGAACACGAAGACCGAAATGACGGCAACGCCAGAACGAAGCTGCGTTGCCATACCGCGATTCCCTGATGCGGCGACCGAAGACAAGAAGCGCGCAGGGCCCATGAGACCCCGCGCTTGTCTCCGGTCGGAGAGGGGCGGACACTTGAGATAAGTGACCAAGAGCGGCCCGGATGGCAAACGTCAAAGTTGCGCAAGGGCCTGCGGGTCGTGCGAGCGGCAGGATGTCGATAGACATGCTGGGCAGTGGACTGCCGCGGTTCACACAAGCGTCCAAAAGTTGCCGAGCAACGGGACGCGAAGGGCATCAGGGCCGGAAATTCGGCCGAGGCGCCGGAGTGGGCTCACAAAGAATGTAAACGCTATCCGGCAGGGGTATTCACCGCAAAAAACAGCGAATTACCTGCATGGCAGGTTGTGAAACATCCTTGAATTAT includes:
- the fumC gene encoding class II fumarate hydratase → MTTAIRQEKDTFGLIDVPADKLWGAQTQRSIQNFKISGEKQPAEIIHALAQVKRASATVNHQLGLLDEKKTQAILAAADEVIAGKHPDEFPLVVWQTGSGTQTNMNVNEVLANRASELLGGERGESRLVHPNDDVNKSQSSNDVYPTAMHVAAVTAIEQKLLPAIARLHATLKAKSEAFADIVKIGRTHLQDATPLTLGQEISGWVAQLEHGERHIRAALPHLYELALGGTAVGTGLNAPKGYAEGVAAEIAKITGYPFITSPNKFESLASCDGLVHAHGSLKTLAASLMKIANDVRWLASGPRSGLGELSIPENEPGSSIMPGKVNPTQCEAMTMLCAQVFGNDVAINFGGASGNFELNVFRPLVAHNFLQSVRLLADGMVSFDEHCAVGIEPNRERIAELVSRSLMLVTALNTHIGYDKSAYIAKKAHKEGTSLRDAAIASGHVTGEQFDAWVVPGNMVGNL
- a CDS encoding response regulator, whose translation is MTNNQRILIVEDEADIANVVLDYLRHAGYDAEHVADGNAALERLLGSNPPDLTLLDVMLPGMDGLEVLRQTRKNGDALIILLTARVEEVDRLIGLELGADDYICKPFSPREVVARVKTVLRRRKPTAGAAPADTGALQLDDNLSQVSLYGKPVPLTHREYRLLQTLIQHRDRILSRAQMLELSYDEDTQDLNERSVDSHVKNLRKKLRSADRSGHDWIRSVYGVGFAFEPPDAGGQARVSTWESL
- a CDS encoding ATP-binding protein gives rise to the protein MRRLSLQTKAFIALTILLAVMMALFIGFSRLGLQRGLGPYVAEIELARMDWLAERLQSVYRQHHSWHPLIEQPALWRALRRPPGNWIAPEEAEQRGNPGFPFFTNRPTTPTPVASAPLILPPTNASKPAPAAIGRPVDGLARRLSLLDAKEQLIAGSPAQPGNARTALKDEGGRTIGYLLMNPPEGLEREADKAFLEKQLGFVLWTGAAGLLLALLLSVWLAHRWLRPIGVLVTGAKNLAAGHLQTRIPEQTESEEFSRLIHTFNDMAQQLDSMETSRRQWIGDMAHELRTPLTAMRAEIEAVQDGVRQFDDHTAERLHRQLMRLIQLVGDLRASVDTTTIAPAKMEPMQPMIQLSEAIASLQTRFDQTNISIELNEPREWALAANAPRVRGNAQQLHRVFLNLLENCLRYTDHGGELRIVASGQRDKSGAHLLIVFDDTNPGVSEQELPHLFERLYRTESSRQRANGDLGGSGLGLAICRSIVQDHGGQIDAAQSPLGGLRITLTLPLMEK
- the proX gene encoding glycine betaine/L-proline ABC transporter substrate-binding protein ProX; protein product: MMSQNFPQTDHTAAQGTPSRRKVIHQFLRLSAVAMGLSQVPVMAANAPADDALPGKGITVTPVKSSLAEETFQTLLVMKAMQHLGYTVKPYEELEYPLAHIAVANGDATFMANHWNPHHSEFYKAAGGDAKLYRKGVYSAGAAQGYMIDRKTAEKHGITQLSQLADPKLAKLFDSDGDGKANLIGPNAGWGGEAVVWHQIDAFKLKDTVHYTQGNYPALIADTLARFKQGKPVLYYAWTPYWLSNVLRPGQEVVWLEVPFSSMPGVQSGADTKMPNGKNYGFPLNNEYIVANKAWAERHPAAARLFEVMSIPINDISTQNRLMHDGQNQSADVERHANGWIKAHQAMFDGWIEEARLAAKAATK
- the proX gene encoding glycine betaine/L-proline ABC transporter substrate-binding protein ProX; the protein is MFQGHTFLSQCARASVAATVIALTGASVMAASDLPGKGVKVQPLKSSIAEETFQTLLVMKALEKLGYEVQAIKEVEYPTAHIALANGDATFMADHWNPLHADYYKNAGGDAKLYRRGIFSANAAQGYLIDKKTADQYKITNIGQLKDPKIAALFDADDDGKADLTGCTPGWGCEAMIEHQLTAYKLRGTITHKQGTYSALIADTITRYKAGKPILYYAWTPYWVSNVLKPGQDVVWLQVPFSSLPGEQAGTDTKLANGKNYGFIANNQQIVANKAWAEQNPAAAKLFEIIKLPVNDINAQNYLMSQGQGSQADIERHTNAWIAAHQRTFDAWITLAKDAAAPRP
- the proW gene encoding glycine betaine/L-proline ABC transporter permease ProW; this translates as MSEKIVVTQNTTEPSATDPWASATESTPVDAATANTTNAAADPWAETAAAPAHSGAEANAASVDPWATPDTGAADPSAGADWLDAAAGTTPLPTDGGGGLAHLWSQITAGGPHVQGWINDGLTWVVEHCRPFFQGVRMPIDATLNGVTDALLAVPWPLLLAIMALVAWQFAGRALAIGTAVSLLLIAMLGIWPDAMVTLALVLTSLLFCVIIGLPAGIALASSDRAQRLTRPFLDAMQTTPAFVYLVPVVMLFGIGNVPGVIVTIVFALPPLIRLTNLGIRQVRPDLVEASRAYGASPMQLLWKVQLPLAMPSIMAGINQALMLSLSMVVIASMIAVGGLGQMVLRGIGRLDMGLATVGGLGIVLLAIVLDRITQAMGQTQRGGAHWWHTGPLGLVLRLVRSNDKAAPSSPAPEPSLRQAVGKHAA
- the proV gene encoding glycine betaine/L-proline ABC transporter ATP-binding protein ProV is translated as MAKQVIIDHVFKVFGDEPDAALALVQQGLSKQEILARTGQSIGVFDANFTIEAGEIFVVMGLSGSGKSTLVRMLNRLIEPTAGSILVDGQNINALSDRDLRALRRKDISMVFQSFALMPHMTVLDNTAFGLELAGIDRTERLAAAQEALEQVGLGAWGASYPDELSGGMQQRVGLARALASDPSILLMDEAFSALDPIIRTEMQSELLRLQQIKRRTIVFISHDLDEAMRIGDHIAIMKDGHVVQVGTPDEILRSPANDYVREFVRGVDAAAVFKAADIARQALTVVSEHENRGCRAALRLLEDSDRDYAYVLNARKRFLGVVSSQSLRDALQGHQGMRGLKHAFLPDAEPLASTTPVAELFGAVAARPFALPVVDDDGKYLGVVSRTTMLKFLDRDTPPVPPPQKEIPTITLNTQAASSASHATSTTTQA